Proteins from a single region of Nakamurella deserti:
- a CDS encoding DNA-formamidopyrimidine glycosylase family protein — protein MPEGDTVRRSAGRLHQALAGRELTRAELRWPNLGAVQLAGRTVTEVLAYGKHILTRLAPATTDAPDGDVALTLHSHLRMDGSWRVAATGPSSWPHPNRPGVRAALANAEWTAVGMTLGMLDLVATAEESTLVGHLGPDILADDFADPASPWGITEAVRRLTTDPATAIGAALLDQRNLAGIGTFYMSEALFSKGISPWTPIGDVSDPVAVVDRARRMLATNVVRATPSTTGDLRNGQRQYVHARSGQPCRRCGIPVRVAMIEVHRRSPGQTAGIERTAFYCPRCQVGPTPTDDGRAQAPLGTSGGRGGSYRKG, from the coding sequence ATGCCCGAAGGGGACACCGTCCGGCGCAGCGCCGGACGGCTGCACCAGGCCCTGGCCGGCCGTGAGCTGACCCGCGCCGAGCTGCGCTGGCCGAACCTCGGCGCGGTGCAGCTGGCCGGCCGCACCGTCACCGAGGTCCTCGCCTACGGCAAGCACATCTTGACCCGGCTGGCGCCCGCGACCACCGATGCCCCCGACGGGGACGTGGCGTTGACGCTGCATTCCCACCTGCGGATGGACGGCTCCTGGCGGGTGGCGGCCACCGGCCCGTCGTCGTGGCCGCATCCGAACCGGCCCGGGGTGCGGGCCGCGCTCGCCAACGCCGAGTGGACCGCCGTCGGGATGACGCTGGGCATGCTCGACCTCGTGGCCACCGCGGAGGAGTCCACGCTCGTCGGGCATCTCGGACCGGACATCCTCGCCGACGACTTCGCCGACCCGGCCTCGCCGTGGGGGATCACCGAGGCCGTCCGCCGGCTCACCACCGACCCCGCCACCGCGATCGGGGCCGCCCTGCTCGACCAGCGCAACCTCGCCGGGATCGGCACGTTCTACATGTCCGAGGCGCTGTTCTCCAAGGGCATCTCGCCCTGGACGCCGATCGGGGACGTCTCCGACCCGGTCGCGGTGGTCGACCGCGCCCGCCGGATGCTCGCGACCAACGTCGTGCGCGCCACCCCCAGCACCACCGGTGACCTGCGCAACGGTCAGCGGCAGTACGTGCACGCCCGGTCCGGGCAGCCGTGCCGGCGCTGCGGGATCCCGGTGCGGGTGGCGATGATCGAGGTGCACCGCCGCAGTCCCGGTCAGACCGCGGGCATCGAGCGCACCGCGTTCTACTGCCCGCGCTGCCAGGTGGGTCCCACGCCGACCGACGACGGCCGTGCCCAGGCCCCGCTGGGTACGTCCGGTGGGCGCGGCGGCTCGTACCGGAAGGGTTGA
- a CDS encoding helix-turn-helix domain-containing protein, producing MPGTGTERASRTPLGLPLRRPAPPLAPYVTGMTGYDMAGVDVVHHGVPSPELTFILAIGRPLSVGWSADRSRSRDFSGMVSGLHDAPAFIFPTAGHAGVQLGLTPLGARALFGLPAGAMAAGIVGLDELWGPVADDLLGRLEDGDGWADRFDRIEAALIARLAPESAIRPELAWAWRRIVHGGVTATGGLADEIGWSRGYFARLFATEFGLRPKETARVARFTRARAAAARPGTGLAAVAAAHGYADQAHLTREWRRLAGCTPTDWRAEMSTFVQDDADGTGAEWSS from the coding sequence ATGCCGGGGACGGGCACCGAACGCGCGTCGCGGACGCCGCTGGGTCTGCCCCTCCGACGCCCGGCACCCCCGCTCGCCCCGTACGTCACCGGGATGACCGGGTACGACATGGCCGGGGTCGACGTCGTGCACCACGGCGTGCCGTCGCCGGAGCTGACGTTCATCCTGGCGATCGGCCGACCGCTGAGTGTCGGCTGGTCGGCCGACCGGAGCCGGAGCCGCGACTTCTCCGGGATGGTCTCGGGCCTGCACGACGCACCGGCGTTCATCTTCCCGACGGCGGGACACGCCGGCGTCCAGCTGGGGCTGACGCCGCTCGGCGCGCGGGCACTGTTCGGGCTGCCGGCCGGTGCGATGGCGGCGGGGATCGTCGGGTTGGACGAGCTGTGGGGCCCGGTCGCCGACGATCTGCTGGGCCGGCTCGAGGACGGCGACGGCTGGGCGGACCGCTTCGACCGGATCGAGGCGGCGCTGATCGCGCGGCTCGCGCCGGAGTCGGCGATCCGGCCCGAGCTGGCTTGGGCCTGGCGACGGATCGTCCACGGCGGGGTCACCGCCACCGGCGGGCTGGCCGACGAGATCGGCTGGAGCCGGGGCTACTTCGCGCGCCTGTTCGCCACCGAGTTCGGGTTGAGGCCGAAGGAGACGGCCCGGGTCGCCCGGTTCACCCGGGCCCGGGCGGCCGCCGCCCGGCCGGGCACCGGCCTGGCCGCCGTCGCCGCCGCACACGGCTACGCCGACCAGGCGCACCTGACCCGGGAGTGGCGCCGCCTGGCCGGGTGCACGCCCACCGACTGGCGCGCGGAGATGTCGACATTCGTTCAAGACGACGCCGACGGAACCGGCGCAGAGTGGTCGTCATGA
- a CDS encoding VOC family protein, translated as MSDNTTDDARPAPQIWPGLRYRDAPAALEYLTGVLGFRLVAAYRSADDDRIVEHAQLNWPEGGGIMIGSHRDSPEWPAQPGTGTNYVVTGHAAEIAERVRRAPGFEVLTELADDPYDAGGGASIGVRDPEGNLWSFGTYRGEPG; from the coding sequence ATGAGCGACAACACCACGGACGACGCCCGCCCCGCACCGCAGATCTGGCCCGGGCTGCGCTACCGCGACGCCCCCGCCGCCCTGGAGTACCTGACCGGCGTGCTGGGGTTCCGGCTGGTCGCGGCCTACCGCAGCGCCGACGACGACCGCATCGTCGAGCACGCCCAGCTCAACTGGCCCGAGGGCGGCGGCATCATGATCGGCTCGCACCGCGACAGTCCGGAATGGCCCGCGCAGCCGGGGACCGGCACGAACTACGTCGTCACCGGGCACGCCGCCGAGATCGCCGAGCGGGTCCGCCGGGCACCCGGCTTCGAGGTGCTCACAGAGCTGGCCGACGATCCGTACGACGCCGGCGGCGGCGCCTCGATCGGGGTGCGCGATCCCGAGGGCAACCTGTGGAGCTTCGGGACCTACCGGGGCGAGCCGGGGTGA
- a CDS encoding HAD family hydrolase, translated as MPHTLPAGLRPGGRFDTWRRPTAGYVVADVDGTLILEGSTATPGVAAAVADATAAGLRVGFATGRLPAGLRDLHDQLRVPGPHIVHNGAQVREAGLPIHTWSLDRPVASALVDWCVARGLYAEFYLGEEFVVTERQPAAQTFWDLISGDPHGVVGDIDWRSADVIKATVVAYQGRGADTLLAGLRALGLTAETSTSPVFPGDQFINVTSPQADKGRAVRWAAGYLGIGIENVVAVGDGPNDLSMLTVAGTAIAMGQAPAVVQQAAHLVVPEVAADGVAHALAAAASWLA; from the coding sequence ATGCCGCACACTCTTCCCGCCGGTCTCCGCCCGGGCGGACGCTTCGACACCTGGCGGCGCCCCACGGCCGGGTACGTGGTCGCCGACGTGGACGGGACGCTGATCCTCGAGGGGTCCACCGCCACGCCCGGGGTGGCCGCGGCGGTCGCCGACGCCACCGCCGCCGGGCTTCGGGTCGGCTTCGCCACCGGCCGGCTGCCGGCCGGTCTGCGCGACCTGCACGACCAGCTGCGGGTCCCCGGGCCGCACATCGTGCACAACGGCGCGCAGGTCCGCGAAGCCGGTCTGCCGATCCACACGTGGTCGCTGGATCGGCCGGTCGCATCCGCGCTCGTCGACTGGTGCGTCGCCCGCGGTCTCTACGCCGAGTTCTACCTCGGCGAGGAGTTCGTCGTCACCGAGCGTCAGCCCGCCGCGCAGACCTTCTGGGACCTGATCAGCGGCGACCCGCACGGCGTCGTGGGCGACATCGACTGGCGCAGCGCCGATGTCATCAAGGCCACGGTCGTCGCGTACCAGGGACGCGGCGCGGACACGCTGCTGGCCGGTCTCCGCGCGCTCGGCCTGACCGCCGAGACCTCCACCTCGCCGGTGTTCCCCGGCGACCAGTTCATCAACGTCACCAGCCCGCAGGCCGACAAGGGCCGGGCCGTGCGGTGGGCCGCCGGGTACCTCGGGATCGGGATCGAGAACGTGGTCGCCGTCGGCGACGGCCCCAACGACCTGTCGATGCTCACCGTCGCCGGCACCGCCATCGCCATGGGTCAGGCGCCCGCCGTGGTGCAGCAGGCGGCGCACCTGGTCGTCCCCGAGGTCGCCGCCGACGGGGTCGCCCACGCCCTCGCCGCCGCCGCGTCCTGGCTGGCCTGA
- a CDS encoding CHAP domain-containing protein, whose protein sequence is MRTGSKTFSAALRRIATVGVLASASVVTSAVVVAPPASAAAPGVTYLCSSTDYGCLASTGYSGQSVWGSWGPGHNCVSYAAFRLAQTGVARPWPDRIGNGIEWDDKARAAGVLVDKNPTVGSIAQWDDYGAGHVGHVDLVTDTYIHVSEDNFASSGSGTSTIRRIERSSQMFADADFIHVRDAQPAAVAAPPPPVDRVQQGAIGENALVDFRGDVYKIVGGAPLYVSTYDAVGGPQPSTTLTDAEFASLRSVVRDGTILAGAQTGEVYRVTGGAPLYLSTFDAIGGPQAVTWVDQAALDNAGADGVWSHLRIQPADGTTVTTWPNGEVYRFAGGAPLYVSTFDAIGGWAPMLTVDQVVVDRGSGGGRWNHVAMRPHEGTVIRGGQTGRVYVIRGGHPVYVSDWSQIGGPQPSIAVDQVAIDNAGGPGLWSHLG, encoded by the coding sequence ATGCGCACGGGCTCGAAGACGTTCTCAGCCGCCCTCCGGCGGATCGCCACGGTCGGCGTGCTCGCCTCGGCCTCGGTCGTCACCAGCGCGGTGGTCGTCGCCCCGCCCGCCTCGGCGGCCGCGCCCGGCGTGACCTACCTGTGCTCGAGCACCGACTACGGCTGCCTCGCGAGCACCGGCTACTCGGGCCAGTCGGTCTGGGGATCCTGGGGCCCCGGCCACAACTGCGTCAGCTACGCCGCCTTCCGGCTCGCGCAGACCGGCGTGGCGCGGCCGTGGCCCGACCGCATCGGCAACGGCATCGAGTGGGACGACAAGGCCCGCGCCGCAGGCGTTCTCGTCGACAAGAACCCGACGGTCGGCTCCATCGCCCAGTGGGACGACTACGGCGCCGGCCACGTCGGTCACGTCGACCTGGTGACCGACACCTACATCCACGTCAGCGAGGACAACTTCGCCTCCAGCGGGTCCGGCACCTCGACGATCCGCCGGATCGAGCGCAGCAGCCAGATGTTCGCCGACGCCGACTTCATCCACGTCCGCGACGCGCAGCCCGCCGCCGTGGCCGCGCCGCCGCCGCCGGTCGACCGGGTGCAGCAGGGCGCCATCGGGGAGAACGCCCTCGTCGACTTCCGGGGTGACGTCTACAAGATCGTGGGTGGCGCGCCGCTGTACGTGTCGACCTACGACGCCGTCGGTGGACCGCAGCCCTCGACCACCCTCACCGACGCCGAGTTCGCGAGCCTGCGGTCGGTCGTCCGGGACGGCACCATCCTCGCCGGTGCGCAGACCGGCGAGGTGTACCGCGTGACCGGCGGTGCCCCGCTGTACCTGTCCACGTTCGACGCGATCGGCGGGCCGCAGGCGGTGACCTGGGTCGACCAGGCCGCCCTCGACAACGCCGGCGCCGACGGTGTCTGGAGCCACCTGCGCATCCAGCCCGCCGACGGCACCACCGTGACGACCTGGCCGAACGGCGAGGTCTACCGCTTCGCGGGCGGCGCGCCGCTGTACGTCTCCACGTTCGACGCCATCGGCGGGTGGGCGCCGATGCTGACCGTCGACCAGGTCGTCGTGGACCGCGGCAGTGGCGGTGGCCGCTGGAACCACGTGGCCATGCGACCGCACGAGGGCACCGTGATCCGCGGTGGCCAGACCGGTCGCGTCTACGTCATCCGCGGCGGCCACCCGGTGTACGTGTCGGACTGGTCGCAGATCGGCGGCCCCCAGCCCAGCATCGCCGTCGACCAGGTCGCCATCGACAACGCCGGCGGCCCCGGACTGTGGAGCCACCTGGGCTGA
- a CDS encoding ATP-dependent helicase, which translates to MTSDLPADGGAILREAGFSDLVSDWFGGSFAAPTSAQLGAWSAIRNGDHTLVVAPTGSGKTLAAFLSAIDRLVVAKAAAPVPAAPRRGARGAVATAEREEAAAAAASRCRVLYLSPLKALAVDVERNLRAPLIGIAVQAELQGKPVPDIQVAVRSGDTSTEERRQFGKAGADILITTPESLFLILTSRAREMLTGVETVIIDEVHAVAGTKRGAHLALSLARLDALLDKPAQRIGLSATVRPLEEVGRFLTGGMPVTMVQPPASKKIDVDVIIPVADLTALGEPTGDLTGTAAGDVARTSIWPHVEERIVDLINQHRSTIVFANSRRLAERLTARLNEIHGERLLTAASEESGEPVSADGFPALMPGSSGLMAGASPILAKAHHGSVSRSQRAIVEDELKSGLIPAVVATSSLELGIDMGAVDLVIQVETPPSVASGLQRVGRAGHQVGAVSHGVMFPKYRGDLVSSAVVSERMTAGAVEALAVVANPLDVLAQHIVSIVAMDPITVDDLHELVRRSAPYAGLSRGVLEAVLDMLSGRYPSEEFAELRPRLVWDRGNGELSGRPGAQRLAITSGGTIPDRGMFGVFLAGGEGPGRRVGELDEEMVYESRVGDVFALGSTSWMITEITHDRVLVLPAPGRPGRLPFWKGDGLGRPAELGRAHGAFLREIGQVSDPEARTRLTAAGLDTWAADNLLTYLAEQRAATGTLPDEKTIIVERFRDELGDWRVVLHSPFGAAVHAPWALAVAARMRERFGIDVQAMHADDGIVFRLPDLEFDGGAPEIGDLVVLEPDELERDITTELGGSAIFASRFRECAARALLLPRRQIGRRQPLWQQRQRASQLLEVASRYPTFPIIAETIREVLQDVFDVPGLVDLMKQIAGRGVRVIEVETQTPSPFAQSLLFGYVAQFLYEGDSPLAERRAAALAVDPSLLADLLGHGDGLALRDLLDPAAIERTEFELQRLAEGRQARNAEEVVDLVRVLGPLSADEIAARSTEPASVAGWLDALVDARRVVLVRVAGHERYCEPGDVAALRDGLGVNVPLGVAQAFLDRVADPLLALLGRWSRVRGPFTAADAAARFGLGPAVAGDVLKRLVGSGRLVQGEFRPTGSGGVEGSVEFVDAEVLRLLRRRSLASLRAEVEPVPPAAFARFLPAWNGIGPSARKEDRLRGSDGLLRCIEQLAGVMVPASALETLVLPARLAGYTPGLLDELMAAGEVIWAGHAALAKDDGWVSLHLTDAAPLTLPLPVGARDEPDPQVLGDIHGAVLEVLAGGGAYFFRPLSDAVALRVGHIDDAKLVEVMWDLVFAAQITGDTLTPVRARLAGGKTTHKQRPAAPRSRLRGMGLSRSSLTAAAARPAPATVAGRWSLVPPVDTDPTVRAHATAEILLDRYGVVTRGSVVAEEIPGNFAGVYRVLSAFEEAGRTRRGYFIEGLGAAQFASTGAVDRLRTFVRTPGSEILQNETEAAVVLAAADPANPYGAALPWPEVMADEKHRPARRAGAMVALVDGEIALYAERGGKTLLSFTEDADVLASAARGFAAAVTRGGLGAMTVQRINGAEALAASGSPVTPALEEAGFAATPSGLRLRPAVR; encoded by the coding sequence GTGACTTCGGACCTCCCTGCCGACGGCGGCGCCATCCTGCGTGAGGCGGGCTTCTCCGACCTCGTGTCGGACTGGTTCGGAGGCTCGTTCGCCGCCCCCACCTCGGCGCAGCTCGGGGCCTGGTCGGCGATCCGCAACGGCGACCACACGCTCGTCGTCGCCCCCACCGGCTCCGGCAAGACGCTGGCCGCGTTCCTGTCCGCGATCGACCGGCTGGTGGTGGCCAAGGCCGCCGCTCCGGTGCCCGCCGCGCCCCGCCGCGGGGCCCGGGGTGCGGTGGCCACCGCGGAGCGGGAGGAGGCCGCCGCGGCCGCCGCCTCCCGGTGCCGGGTGCTCTACCTGTCGCCGCTCAAGGCGCTGGCCGTGGACGTCGAACGCAACCTGCGCGCCCCGCTGATCGGCATCGCCGTGCAGGCCGAGCTGCAGGGCAAACCGGTCCCCGACATCCAGGTCGCGGTCCGCTCCGGCGACACCTCGACCGAGGAGCGGCGGCAGTTCGGCAAGGCCGGCGCCGACATCCTCATCACCACACCGGAGTCGCTGTTCCTCATCCTCACCAGCCGCGCCCGGGAGATGCTGACCGGCGTCGAGACGGTCATCATCGACGAGGTCCACGCCGTCGCCGGCACCAAACGGGGCGCACACCTCGCGTTGTCGCTGGCCCGGCTGGACGCCCTGCTGGACAAGCCGGCGCAGCGCATCGGTCTGTCCGCCACCGTGCGGCCCCTGGAGGAGGTCGGCCGCTTCCTCACCGGCGGCATGCCGGTGACCATGGTGCAGCCGCCGGCCAGCAAGAAGATCGACGTCGACGTCATCATCCCGGTGGCCGATCTGACCGCCCTCGGCGAGCCCACCGGCGACCTCACCGGTACCGCCGCCGGCGACGTCGCGCGGACGTCGATCTGGCCGCACGTCGAGGAACGCATCGTCGACCTGATCAACCAGCACCGGTCGACCATCGTGTTCGCGAACTCCCGCCGGCTCGCCGAGCGGCTGACCGCCCGGCTGAACGAGATCCACGGCGAGCGGCTGCTGACGGCGGCGAGCGAGGAGTCGGGCGAGCCCGTGTCCGCCGACGGCTTCCCGGCCCTGATGCCGGGCAGCTCCGGCCTGATGGCCGGCGCGTCCCCGATCCTGGCCAAGGCCCACCACGGGTCGGTGTCGCGCAGCCAGCGCGCCATCGTCGAGGACGAGCTGAAGTCCGGGCTGATCCCGGCGGTGGTGGCGACCAGCTCGCTGGAGCTGGGCATCGACATGGGCGCGGTCGATCTCGTCATCCAGGTCGAGACGCCGCCGAGCGTGGCCAGTGGCCTGCAGCGGGTCGGTCGGGCCGGCCACCAGGTCGGCGCCGTGTCGCACGGGGTGATGTTCCCGAAGTACCGCGGTGACCTGGTGTCGTCGGCGGTGGTGTCGGAGCGGATGACCGCCGGCGCGGTGGAGGCCCTGGCCGTCGTCGCCAACCCGTTGGACGTGCTGGCGCAGCACATCGTGTCGATCGTGGCGATGGACCCGATCACCGTCGACGACCTGCACGAGCTGGTCCGGCGGTCGGCGCCCTACGCCGGGTTGTCCCGCGGCGTCCTCGAGGCCGTGCTGGACATGCTGTCCGGCCGCTACCCGTCGGAGGAGTTCGCCGAGCTGCGCCCCCGGCTCGTCTGGGACCGCGGCAACGGTGAGCTGAGCGGCCGCCCCGGCGCCCAGCGGCTGGCCATCACCTCCGGCGGCACCATCCCCGACCGCGGGATGTTCGGCGTCTTCCTGGCCGGTGGCGAGGGCCCGGGCCGCCGGGTGGGCGAGCTCGACGAGGAGATGGTCTACGAGTCGCGGGTCGGTGACGTCTTCGCCCTCGGCTCCACCTCGTGGATGATCACCGAGATCACGCACGACCGGGTCCTGGTGCTGCCCGCGCCCGGCCGGCCCGGGCGGCTGCCGTTCTGGAAGGGCGACGGCCTCGGCCGGCCCGCCGAGCTGGGCCGGGCGCACGGCGCCTTCCTGCGTGAGATCGGTCAGGTCAGCGATCCGGAGGCCCGGACGCGGTTGACCGCCGCCGGTCTGGACACCTGGGCCGCCGACAACCTGTTGACCTATCTGGCCGAGCAGCGCGCGGCGACCGGCACCCTGCCCGACGAGAAGACGATCATCGTCGAGCGGTTCCGCGACGAGCTGGGGGACTGGCGCGTCGTCCTGCACTCACCGTTCGGCGCCGCGGTGCACGCGCCGTGGGCGCTGGCCGTCGCGGCCCGGATGCGGGAGCGGTTCGGCATCGACGTGCAGGCCATGCACGCCGACGACGGCATCGTCTTCCGGCTGCCCGACCTCGAGTTCGACGGTGGCGCGCCGGAGATCGGCGACCTGGTGGTGCTCGAGCCCGACGAGCTGGAACGCGACATCACCACCGAGCTCGGTGGTTCGGCGATTTTCGCGTCCCGCTTCCGGGAGTGCGCGGCCCGGGCGCTGCTGCTGCCGCGGCGGCAGATCGGCCGCCGGCAGCCGCTCTGGCAGCAACGGCAGCGGGCGTCCCAGCTGCTGGAGGTCGCGTCGCGGTACCCGACCTTCCCGATCATCGCCGAGACGATCCGGGAGGTCCTGCAGGACGTCTTCGACGTCCCCGGTCTGGTCGACCTGATGAAGCAGATCGCCGGCCGGGGCGTGCGTGTCATCGAGGTCGAGACCCAGACCCCGTCGCCGTTCGCCCAGTCGCTGCTGTTCGGCTACGTCGCCCAGTTCCTCTACGAGGGGGACTCGCCGCTGGCCGAGCGCCGCGCGGCCGCGCTCGCCGTCGACCCGTCGCTGCTCGCCGACCTGCTCGGGCACGGCGACGGACTCGCGCTGCGCGACCTGCTCGACCCGGCCGCGATCGAACGCACCGAGTTCGAGCTGCAGCGCCTCGCCGAGGGCCGGCAGGCGCGCAACGCCGAGGAGGTCGTCGACCTGGTCCGCGTCCTCGGGCCACTCAGCGCCGACGAGATCGCCGCCCGCAGCACCGAACCCGCGTCCGTCGCCGGCTGGCTGGACGCGCTGGTCGACGCCCGCCGGGTGGTGCTCGTCCGCGTCGCCGGTCACGAGAGGTACTGCGAGCCCGGGGATGTGGCCGCCCTGCGGGACGGTCTCGGGGTCAACGTGCCGCTCGGGGTGGCGCAGGCGTTCCTGGACCGGGTGGCCGATCCGCTCCTCGCGCTGCTCGGCCGGTGGTCGCGGGTCCGGGGGCCGTTCACGGCCGCCGACGCGGCGGCCCGTTTCGGCCTCGGTCCCGCCGTGGCCGGTGACGTCCTCAAACGGCTGGTCGGCAGCGGTCGGCTGGTGCAGGGCGAGTTCCGGCCCACCGGCTCCGGCGGCGTCGAGGGGTCGGTCGAGTTCGTCGATGCGGAGGTCCTGCGGCTGCTGCGCCGGCGCTCGCTGGCCAGCCTGCGCGCCGAGGTCGAACCGGTGCCGCCGGCCGCGTTCGCCCGCTTCCTGCCCGCCTGGAACGGCATCGGCCCGTCCGCCCGCAAGGAGGACCGGCTCCGCGGCTCCGACGGCCTGCTGCGCTGCATCGAGCAGCTGGCCGGGGTGATGGTGCCGGCCTCGGCGCTGGAGACCCTGGTGCTGCCGGCCCGTCTCGCCGGCTACACGCCGGGCCTGCTGGACGAGCTGATGGCCGCCGGTGAGGTCATCTGGGCCGGGCACGCCGCGCTGGCCAAGGACGACGGCTGGGTCTCGCTGCACCTGACCGACGCCGCCCCGCTGACCCTGCCGCTGCCCGTCGGCGCCCGCGACGAACCGGACCCGCAGGTGCTCGGGGACATCCACGGCGCGGTGCTCGAGGTACTCGCCGGCGGCGGTGCCTACTTCTTCCGTCCGCTGTCGGACGCGGTGGCGCTGCGGGTCGGCCACATCGACGACGCCAAGCTGGTCGAGGTGATGTGGGACCTGGTCTTCGCCGCCCAGATCACCGGCGACACGCTGACCCCGGTCCGGGCCCGGCTCGCCGGCGGCAAGACCACGCACAAGCAGCGCCCGGCGGCGCCGCGGTCCCGGCTGCGGGGGATGGGCCTGTCGCGCTCGTCGCTGACCGCCGCCGCCGCACGGCCCGCCCCGGCGACCGTGGCGGGTCGCTGGTCACTGGTGCCACCGGTCGACACCGACCCGACGGTCCGGGCGCACGCCACCGCCGAGATCCTGCTCGACCGCTACGGTGTCGTCACCCGCGGTTCGGTGGTGGCCGAGGAGATCCCCGGCAACTTCGCCGGCGTCTACCGCGTGCTGTCGGCGTTCGAGGAAGCCGGCCGCACCCGGCGCGGCTACTTCATCGAGGGCCTGGGGGCCGCCCAGTTCGCGTCCACCGGCGCGGTCGACCGGCTCCGCACCTTCGTGCGGACCCCGGGCTCGGAGATCCTGCAGAACGAGACCGAGGCGGCCGTGGTGCTGGCCGCGGCCGACCCCGCCAACCCCTACGGCGCCGCTCTGCCGTGGCCTGAGGTGATGGCCGATGAGAAGCACCGGCCGGCCCGCCGCGCGGGTGCGATGGTCGCGCTGGTCGACGGCGAGATCGCTCTGTACGCCGAGCGCGGCGGTAAGACCCTGCTCAGCTTCACCGAGGACGCCGACGTGCTCGCGTCCGCGGCCCGGGGTTTCGCGGCCGCGGTGACGCGCGGCGGTCTGGGCGCGATGACCGTGCAACGCATCAACGGGGCGGAGGCGCTGGCCGCGTCCGGCTCACCGGTCACCCCGGCGCTGGAGGAGGCCGGGTTCGCGGCCACCCCGAGCGGCCTGCGACTGCGCCCGGCGGTGCGCTGA
- a CDS encoding EamA family transporter, which produces MTTTTGAASVSAPTAADTRGSRSGLAMLLGSALSAQVGAAVGSTAFPVIGPVGVVAVRQFVSAIALLVVARPRLWTFSWFQWRPTILLGLVFGVMNFGLYTAVDRIGLGLAVTLEFLGPLAVALATAWTVRTAAIAALAVAGVVLLTDPSPTTDWIGVGAGLLAAGCWAAYILLNREVGRRLPGVQGSAAAATLSALCFIPIGIVTFVHHPPTGTALVAAVVVGLLSSVVPQIADLLALRRLPAAVFGILMSAHPVFAALVGLIGLGQHLGAGQWAGIGVIITANVASVLVAARAVTAPAERRVVVPAR; this is translated from the coding sequence ATGACCACCACCACCGGCGCCGCCTCCGTCTCCGCCCCGACGGCCGCCGACACCCGCGGGAGCCGCAGCGGCCTGGCGATGCTGCTGGGCAGCGCGCTCTCGGCGCAGGTGGGTGCGGCCGTGGGCAGCACCGCGTTCCCGGTGATCGGCCCCGTCGGGGTGGTCGCGGTGCGGCAGTTCGTCTCGGCGATCGCGCTGCTCGTCGTCGCCCGCCCGCGGCTGTGGACGTTCAGCTGGTTCCAGTGGCGGCCGACGATCCTGCTGGGGCTGGTCTTCGGGGTGATGAACTTCGGCCTCTACACCGCGGTCGACCGGATCGGCCTCGGTCTCGCGGTGACGCTGGAGTTCCTCGGTCCGCTGGCCGTCGCCCTGGCCACCGCCTGGACGGTCCGGACGGCGGCGATCGCCGCGCTGGCCGTGGCCGGTGTGGTGCTGCTGACCGACCCGTCACCGACGACCGACTGGATCGGCGTCGGCGCCGGCCTGCTGGCGGCCGGCTGCTGGGCGGCCTACATCCTGCTCAACCGGGAGGTCGGCCGGCGGCTGCCGGGTGTCCAGGGATCGGCCGCCGCGGCGACCCTCTCGGCGCTGTGCTTCATCCCGATCGGCATCGTCACCTTCGTGCACCACCCGCCGACCGGCACCGCCCTCGTCGCCGCCGTGGTGGTGGGGCTGCTGTCGTCGGTGGTTCCGCAGATCGCCGACCTGCTGGCGCTGCGCCGGCTGCCCGCCGCGGTGTTCGGCATCCTGATGAGCGCGCACCCCGTGTTCGCCGCCCTCGTCGGCCTGATCGGTCTCGGTCAGCACCTCGGCGCCGGGCAGTGGGCCGGGATCGGCGTCATCATCACGGCCAACGTCGCGTCGGTGCTCGTCGCGGCACGGGCGGTCACCGCCCCCGCGGAACGCCGGGTCGTCGTGCCCGCACGCTGA